From Solanum lycopersicum chromosome 8, SLM_r2.1, the proteins below share one genomic window:
- the LOC112942002 gene encoding uncharacterized protein yields the protein MIGLATVTIGVAASILRGGRTTYSRFEIPLQTSESTMTNMSKQSDAAKLIRKAKLIIWDEAPMARRQTIETVDKSFRDIMDIDKPFGGKVMVFGGDFLQVLPVVPKSTRAEIVNASEFLLRLGNGDEPTIRENLILLPEQLTIKHSQDEIPEEPIIKEIFQSLQENAATAKYVNERAILASRNDHVDKINDKLISQFPGESKIFNSFDSAEDDTNNYYQEEYLNILTPNGLPPHRY from the exons ATGATAGGTTTGGCAACAGTAACCATTGGTGTAGCTGCTTCAATCTTACGAGGAGGACGTACAACATACTCGAGGTTTGAGATCCCTCTTCAAACAAGTGAATCAACTATGACAAACATGTCAAAGCAAAGTGATGCTGCCAAATTGATTAGAAAAGCAAAACTGATTATATGGGATGAAGCACCAATGGCGAGACGACAAACAATAGAAACAGTCGACAAGAGCTTCAGAGACATAATGGACATCGATAAACCATTTGGTGGAAAAGTCATGGTTTTTGGAGGAGATTTTCTGCAAGTGTTACCAGTAGTTCCAAAATCAACTCGAGCAGAAATTGTAAATGCAAG TGAGTTCTTACTTCGATTGGGTAACGGTGATGAACCAACAATAAGAGAAAATTTAATCCTCCTCCCAGAACAATTAACAATCAAACATTCTCAAGATGAAATTCCAGAAGAACCCataataaaagagatatttcAAAGCCTGCAAGAAAATGCTGCTACAGCAAAATACGTCAATGAAAGAGCTATTTTAGCAAGCAGAAATGACCATGTGGATAAAATTAACGACAAGTTAATATCTCAGTTTCCAGGGGAAAGCAAGATATTCAATAGTTTTGACTCGGCAGAAGATGACACCAACAACTATTACCAAGAAgaatatctaaatattttaacaCCAAACGGTCTCCCACCACATAGGTATTGA